A region of Halalkaliarchaeum desulfuricum DNA encodes the following proteins:
- a CDS encoding heme o synthase, with protein sequence MLGSQIRRLRRAGPGLRLSSLLVVLASGGYLLVLSGVTAGITDAATACPAWPGCGVAVETQHTPALVVAVAHRLTVGILGGLLAVAGWLAWNRDHSTRVRLALLLVGAMYALQIGVGATIAVTTPASFLSTLHLIVGIAVFWGLLVALVWTLEDEHGPALVGAFDRTAERSQEPDPEHLNSDRSPVLDRAIAYLRLTKPRLMWLLCLVALAGLALAGGPALDPVTVAGTLFGGVLAIGASGTFNNVLERDRDEQMQRTADRPLATETIPVGRATAFGTVLTVASVAVFLTFVNALAAALGLLAILFYSVVYTIVLKPHTSANVVIGGVVGGIPALIGWAAVTGTVGVPAIVLGMVIFLWTPAHFYNLALAYRADYERAGFPMLPVVAGEQKTARHIVLYFGATMLAAAGLAAVTDLGTLYAAGVLLFAAVFFHAVGRLYRHHSRSAALRTFHASNAFLAVLLGSILLETLVV encoded by the coding sequence GTGCTCGGGAGCCAGATTCGGCGGCTTCGTCGGGCGGGACCCGGACTTCGGCTGTCGAGTCTGCTCGTCGTTCTCGCCTCCGGGGGATACCTGCTCGTTTTGAGCGGTGTTACGGCGGGGATAACTGACGCGGCGACGGCGTGTCCGGCCTGGCCGGGGTGTGGTGTTGCTGTCGAAACGCAGCACACCCCAGCGCTGGTCGTCGCAGTCGCCCATCGGCTGACAGTCGGCATCCTCGGCGGACTCCTCGCCGTCGCCGGCTGGCTCGCGTGGAACCGCGATCACTCCACCCGTGTTCGGCTGGCGTTACTGCTTGTGGGCGCTATGTACGCACTTCAGATCGGTGTCGGTGCGACCATCGCCGTCACAACCCCGGCCAGCTTCCTGTCGACACTCCACCTCATCGTGGGGATAGCCGTTTTCTGGGGCCTGCTCGTGGCGCTCGTGTGGACGTTGGAAGACGAACACGGACCTGCCCTCGTTGGCGCGTTCGACAGGACGGCCGAACGGTCACAGGAACCCGATCCTGAACACCTGAACTCCGACCGATCGCCGGTTCTCGACCGGGCGATCGCGTACCTGCGGCTCACCAAGCCCAGGCTCATGTGGTTGCTCTGTCTGGTCGCGCTGGCGGGCCTCGCGCTGGCCGGCGGCCCCGCACTCGATCCTGTGACCGTCGCCGGCACGCTTTTCGGCGGAGTTCTGGCCATCGGGGCGAGCGGGACGTTCAACAACGTTCTCGAACGCGATCGGGACGAACAGATGCAGCGAACTGCAGACCGGCCCCTGGCGACGGAGACGATTCCGGTCGGGCGTGCCACCGCATTCGGGACGGTGTTGACAGTCGCCTCCGTTGCCGTGTTCCTGACGTTCGTAAACGCGCTGGCAGCAGCACTTGGCCTGCTTGCGATCCTGTTTTACTCGGTGGTTTATACGATCGTTCTCAAACCGCATACCTCTGCAAACGTCGTTATCGGCGGTGTTGTCGGTGGGATTCCGGCACTCATCGGCTGGGCTGCCGTGACGGGGACGGTCGGTGTGCCAGCGATCGTTCTCGGTATGGTGATATTCCTGTGGACCCCGGCCCACTTTTACAATCTCGCACTCGCATATCGTGCGGACTACGAACGCGCCGGGTTTCCGATGCTCCCGGTCGTCGCCGGCGAACAAAAGACCGCTCGACACATCGTCCTGTACTTCGGCGCCACGATGCTCGCTGCTGCTGGCCTCGCGGCTGTGACGGATTTGGGAACGCTGTATGCGGCCGGTGTCCTCCTATTCGCCGCCGTGTTTTTCCACGCAGTTGGCCGACTCTACCGACACCACTCCCGGTCGGCTGCACTCCGAACATTCCACGCCTCGAATGCGTTTCTCGCGGTTCTGCTCGGGTCGATCCTGCTGGAGACGCTCGTGGTGTGA
- a CDS encoding cytochrome c oxidase subunit II, producing MTRDRLLGGLALASLFVAPLVLVYDFAPATVTRTAPAFPLDTILSLKSALFAMALVMGGGTMAYLIYVAIRNSELFSTEATPMVPNWKRETFVAWIIVVAGLVGVAILMSAGTIGAAEEPPEVEQELTVEVTASHPQWSFENEHIGVRRTGELRVPVDTVVNLEITSGDVMHNLAIHEMGVKQHAIPGQETSAWFLTEEPGEYDIVCAELCGEDHSQMTATLIVMEQDEYADYIEELTGESPYDSDGGDDDGD from the coding sequence ATGACTCGTGATCGGCTCCTGGGCGGACTGGCGTTGGCATCGCTGTTCGTCGCACCGCTCGTGCTGGTGTACGACTTCGCCCCGGCGACTGTAACACGGACGGCCCCGGCCTTCCCCCTGGACACGATTTTGAGCCTGAAATCCGCCTTGTTCGCGATGGCACTCGTTATGGGTGGCGGCACGATGGCGTATCTCATTTACGTCGCGATCCGGAATTCCGAGCTGTTCTCGACCGAAGCGACACCGATGGTCCCGAACTGGAAACGGGAAACGTTCGTGGCGTGGATCATTGTCGTTGCCGGACTCGTCGGCGTCGCGATCCTGATGAGTGCCGGGACGATCGGTGCCGCCGAGGAACCCCCCGAGGTCGAACAGGAACTCACAGTGGAGGTCACCGCATCACACCCCCAGTGGAGTTTCGAAAACGAGCACATCGGCGTTCGCAGAACCGGTGAACTTCGCGTTCCGGTGGACACTGTTGTGAACCTCGAAATTACCTCCGGTGACGTGATGCACAATCTGGCAATTCACGAGATGGGCGTGAAACAACACGCCATCCCCGGCCAAGAAACGAGCGCGTGGTTCCTCACAGAGGAGCCAGGAGAGTACGATATTGTCTGTGCGGAACTGTGTGGAGAGGACCACTCGCAGATGACGGCAACGTTGATAGTCATGGAACAAGACGAGTACGCGGACTACATCGAGGAGTTGACTGGTGAATCTCCGTACGATTCTGACGGGGGTGACGACGATGGCGACTGA
- a CDS encoding cytochrome c oxidase subunit 3, producing MATESPENPGEPTRQGDGGEGFPHASPAPAIVAAGLFGIALGFLWLPLLAVGVPVFGYGVYRWTREYAVDEFERGVIPAQKRQLLGLPSGTLTMWLVILSEIFVFGALFASLLYLEAVNGPWPPDGLALDLPYAIGLTVLLVSSGILLHWGKDSLENGDRRRFGYGVAGAFVLGSAFLVGQLYEYSQFMAKGLTPTEGPYGSTFYALTGMHGAHVAAGLVLIGVIGLRAWRRGHFSENRHLMVRATTLYWHFVDAVWLVILVVVYFRFSG from the coding sequence ATGGCGACTGAGTCCCCCGAGAACCCCGGCGAGCCAACGCGGCAGGGAGATGGCGGAGAGGGATTCCCGCACGCCAGCCCTGCGCCGGCGATCGTGGCGGCCGGGCTGTTCGGAATCGCCCTTGGATTCCTGTGGCTTCCGCTGCTGGCTGTCGGTGTTCCGGTGTTCGGTTACGGCGTCTATCGGTGGACCCGCGAATACGCCGTCGACGAGTTCGAACGCGGGGTGATACCGGCCCAGAAACGCCAACTGCTCGGACTGCCGTCCGGAACCCTCACGATGTGGCTCGTGATCCTCTCGGAGATCTTCGTGTTCGGAGCGCTGTTCGCGTCGCTGCTGTACCTCGAGGCGGTCAACGGTCCCTGGCCTCCCGACGGGCTCGCGCTGGATCTTCCGTACGCGATCGGGCTGACGGTGCTTTTGGTCTCGAGCGGGATCCTCCTCCACTGGGGGAAAGACAGCCTCGAAAACGGTGACCGGCGGCGGTTCGGGTACGGCGTCGCCGGAGCGTTCGTTCTCGGCAGCGCGTTCCTCGTCGGGCAACTGTACGAGTACTCGCAGTTCATGGCGAAGGGCCTGACGCCGACGGAGGGGCCGTATGGGTCCACGTTCTATGCACTGACAGGTATGCACGGTGCCCACGTCGCGGCGGGATTGGTTCTCATCGGCGTCATCGGCCTGCGTGCCTGGAGGCGTGGTCATTTCAGCGAGAACCGTCACCTCATGGTCCGCGCGACCACGCTGTACTGGCACTTCGTCGACGCGGTCTGGCTCGTCATCCTCGTTGTCGTCTACTTCCGGTTTTCGGGGTGA
- a CDS encoding cytochrome c oxidase subunit I, with protein MGDTTDDEHDHPELTGWRRWLLTTDHKDIGIMYLWAAVFFFVLSGAAALLFRIELLTPEMGMILPNSETFNSLVTIHGGTMVFLVAMPALGGLANYLIPLMVGADEMAYPRLNAFGFWVIPAAGLLIWGPYLTHAAGITGLPFQGGWTTYMPLGLTFDSVGADTWLLGVILLAIGSTASSINFIVTAFNERSPDMGLMDIPLFVWAMEFTSVLAIIALAPLAIAFGMVFLERNAGLVFFNPGGGGDPILYTNLFWFFGHPEVYIVLLPFLGAVSEIIPRFSGRPHYSYRGVVASFAFISLLSCVVWAHHIYTTTIGAIQYAFMALTLAITVGFGALIFTWVATMWGGKIQLKTPMLFAIGMIVMLIFSGLDGIMLGSPAVDAVFHETYWVVAHFHFTLFGGSIMGFFAAMYYWYPKMTGRMYNETLGKLHFLTTMAVAPIFFGLLAELGNDGMVRRYATYAYDPGLQATHQLATGAAILLGLAQVIFVVNVLWSMRYGPRTDDPWSEPLDRMPSPEFNGFPYRPPTPTALVEADGDRPGAPDDARTEQQNDKQPMVGDGGRLRSFLKRVSPGETEPGTTHDAPAFTDQEPPERSDALEDGGDRNDS; from the coding sequence ATGGGCGATACTACAGACGACGAGCACGATCATCCGGAGCTGACAGGCTGGCGTCGGTGGCTGCTCACTACCGATCACAAGGACATCGGCATCATGTACCTCTGGGCAGCCGTGTTCTTTTTCGTGCTCTCGGGGGCGGCTGCGCTGTTGTTCCGCATCGAACTGCTAACCCCCGAAATGGGGATGATACTGCCGAACAGCGAAACCTTCAATTCGCTGGTGACGATCCACGGTGGAACCATGGTCTTTCTCGTAGCCATGCCCGCGCTCGGGGGACTGGCGAACTATCTCATTCCACTGATGGTCGGCGCCGACGAGATGGCGTATCCCCGACTCAACGCGTTCGGGTTCTGGGTGATCCCGGCGGCAGGCCTGCTGATCTGGGGCCCGTACCTCACCCACGCAGCCGGCATCACCGGTCTCCCGTTCCAGGGCGGCTGGACGACGTACATGCCGCTCGGTTTGACCTTCGATTCTGTCGGGGCTGACACGTGGTTGCTCGGCGTGATCCTGCTTGCGATCGGCTCCACGGCGAGTTCGATCAATTTCATCGTGACGGCGTTCAACGAGCGATCTCCCGACATGGGCCTGATGGACATCCCGCTATTCGTGTGGGCGATGGAGTTTACGTCCGTGCTGGCGATCATCGCCCTGGCACCGCTTGCGATCGCCTTCGGGATGGTGTTTCTCGAACGGAACGCCGGGCTGGTATTTTTCAACCCGGGGGGCGGTGGAGATCCGATCCTGTATACCAACCTGTTCTGGTTCTTCGGCCATCCGGAGGTGTACATCGTCCTGCTTCCGTTTCTCGGGGCAGTCAGCGAGATCATCCCGCGGTTCTCGGGGCGACCCCACTACAGCTATCGCGGCGTCGTCGCCTCCTTCGCGTTTATAAGTCTGCTGAGCTGCGTCGTCTGGGCACACCACATCTACACGACCACGATCGGGGCGATCCAGTACGCCTTCATGGCACTCACGCTCGCGATCACGGTCGGATTCGGGGCGTTGATCTTCACCTGGGTAGCGACGATGTGGGGCGGAAAGATACAGCTCAAGACGCCGATGTTGTTCGCTATCGGGATGATCGTAATGCTGATTTTCTCCGGACTGGACGGCATCATGCTCGGCAGCCCGGCGGTCGACGCAGTCTTCCATGAAACCTACTGGGTCGTCGCCCACTTCCATTTCACACTGTTCGGCGGCAGCATCATGGGCTTCTTCGCGGCGATGTACTACTGGTATCCGAAGATGACCGGCCGGATGTACAACGAGACGCTCGGGAAGCTTCACTTCCTGACGACGATGGCAGTGGCACCGATCTTCTTCGGGCTGCTGGCGGAGCTGGGCAACGACGGGATGGTCCGCCGATACGCGACGTACGCCTACGATCCCGGCCTCCAGGCGACGCACCAACTGGCGACGGGAGCAGCGATTCTCCTCGGGCTTGCACAGGTGATCTTCGTGGTCAACGTGCTCTGGAGCATGCGGTACGGTCCGCGAACCGACGATCCCTGGAGTGAACCGCTCGACCGGATGCCCTCGCCCGAATTCAACGGCTTCCCGTACCGTCCACCGACGCCGACGGCTCTCGTCGAAGCCGACGGCGACCGACCGGGCGCCCCCGACGACGCCCGCACCGAACAGCAGAACGACAAGCAACCGATGGTCGGCGACGGGGGCCGACTCCGGTCCTTCCTGAAGCGCGTCTCCCCGGGGGAAACGGAACCTGGCACCACGCATGATGCACCGGCTTTCACCGATCAGGAACCGCCAGAGAGGTCCGACGCTCTCGAGGACGGAGGTGACAGAAATGACTCGTGA